The genomic segment GTTATCAGGAGCAGGTCAAAACCGAGGTCAAAGGTTGTGCCAAACGGGTCCTGGAACGTGACCTGTATGCCGGTTTCCCGGTTGAGGAGTTAAAAGGGGTGCGGCGCCTCGGTGTGGAAAAGTCTCATCTGACGCTTGCCCGGTTTGAACTGCTCCGGCAGCAGATAAAGAAAACAAAACTTATTCCCTCAGAAGATTTGGTTTTGCAGTTACGCCGGAAAAAGAGCCCGCAAGAAGTCGCCTTGATTGAAAAAGCCCAGCGGGTAACTGAACAGGCCTTCGCCCGGGTCCTGAAATTGATTAAACCGGGAGTTACCGAAAAAGATTTAAGTTTGGAGATTGAGTTTCAGTTCCGACGGTTTGGCGAACCGGCATTCGGGATTATCGTCGCCTCGGGCGAAAATGCCGCAAAACCGCACGCTCGGGCTGGCAACCGCCGATTGAAAAAGGGTGATTGTATCACATTTGATATTGGCTGCCGGATTGACGGTTACTGCTCGGATATGACCCGCACCGTCTTTCTGGGCAAACCGAGTGACGAAATGCGCCAGGTTTACGAGGCGGTCCTCAACGCTCAGAATGAGGCGCTGGCGGTAATCGAACCGGGTGTGCCCTGCAAACTGGTTGACCTTGCGGCGCGCGACTACCTCAACCGGATCGGACTGGGCAAATTTTTTGGCCACAGTCTTGGCCATGGGGTCGGGCTGGAAGTCCACGAAGAACCCCGGCTGGCAAAGACCAGTAACCAGACCCTTGAAATTGGTGATGTTGTAACTGTTGAACCCGGAGTTTATCTCCCGGGAAAGGGTGGGGTAAGAATTGAAGATATGGTTTATGTGACCCGAAAAGGGTTTATCAATCTCACCCGAGCATCAAAAAAACTTTTAATACTATGAAGATACAAAGTCGACAGGAAGCGCTACAGTCCGGCAAACTTGCTTCCGGACTGTCTGGCTATCAAGCAATTAGGAAGGAGTGCTAATTATGGTAACACCGAACGATTTTCGCACCGGTCTTCTAATACGGTACAACAACGAAATCTATGAGGTCCTTTCTTACCAGCGGACCAGGACCGCACAGCGGCGGGCGCGGGTATTGACCAAAATTCGGAATATTCGTACCGGTGCAACGATTGAGGAAAGTTTTGAATCAGAAATCAAACTGGAAACGGTTGATATGGAGCGGCGGCGGGGCCAGTTCCTCTATGCCGATGACTCCGGATACCACTTTATGGACCTCGAAACCTATGAACAGTTCCCGATTAGGAAAGAGGCGCTGGGTGATAAGGTTTTTTATCTCACCGAAGGTCTTGAGGTTGAAATTGGCTATATCGACGGCGTCCCGATGCTTATCAATCCGCCCCTGTTTATCGTCCTCGAGGTGGTTGATACCGAACCGAACTACCGGGGCGATACCGCAACCGGAGGTGGAAAACCGGCGCGGCTCAGTACCGGTCTCGTGGTCGATGTCCCATTTTTTATCAAGGTTGGCGACCGGGTGAAGATTGATACTCGGACAAACACCTATGTAGAGCGGGCATAGGCGTGATTGAAAAGTTGCTCGTCGCCACCCGGGGCAACCCGGCTTTGCGCATTGTCCGCACCTGCCGGGAAATGGGGATTAAAACGGTCGCGGTTTACTCGGAAGTTGACCGGGACTCTCTTCCAGTTCTCCTTGCTGATGAGGCGGTGTGCATCGGCAAGCCCGACCCCAGAGACAGTTATCTTAACATATCCCGCATTCTCTCCGCGGCAGAAATTACCCGGTGTAATGCCGTCCATCCCGGCTGGGACTTTCTTGCCACTAATGCCGAGTTTGCCGACGCCGCCCAGAGCACCGGTATCATCTGGATTGGACCACCACCTGACCTGCTGCGCCTGCTGAGTTCCCGGCTGGCGGTCCGCAATCGCATCGCGGCCGCTGGGGTTCCAATAGTTCCCGGCACCGAAGAACCACTCAAAAACCCTCAGGAGGCAATCGCAACCTGTCAGTTACTTGGTCTGCCGGTTGTGGTTCGGCCCGTTGCCGAGTACCTCTCCCGCACACGGATAATCAGTAAAGAGAAGGACATCGAAACGCAAATCCGAATGTGTCAGGCAGAAATCAGGGCCGATTCGGAAAGCGATATGAGTGGCGGTATCGTTTCCCCGGAGGTTTACATTGAGAAACTGATTCCCGATGCCCGGCTGATTGAAATTCAGGTTGCCATCGATCGGCAGCGCCGAACCCTCTTTTTTGACGACCGGGAGATAGTGGAGCATCACGGTAAAAAGTTCATCGCCTGCGCGCCATCGCCCGGAATCAAACCGAGCCAGCGGCGGCAACTGTTCACCTGGGCAGAAAAAGCCACCCGGGCACTCAACTGGACAGGCATCAGCACAGTCAGTTTCCTCCTCGACAAAAACGGTCACGCCTACTTTTATCGCTTCACACCCCATCTCACCGTGTTCCACCCCGTGACTGAAATCCGCTATGGCATCGACCTTATTCAGAACCAGTTGCTCATCGCCCTTGATAAAATATCTGAACCCGAACAACCGAGTACGGTGCCCGCAGTTGCCAATGCCGACTTTATCATCACCGCTCAGTTTTTTGCCGAAAACCCTGACGCCGAGTTTGAGCCATCGCCCGGCACAGTCACCGGTCTTTGTTTGCCCGGGGGACCGAACATCCGAATCGACACTGACCTCATCCCCGGCAGTCAGGTCACCCCACACTACGACTACGCACTCGGCACCATCTCCGCCTGGGCACCAGAGAAAAAGAACGCCCTCAACCGGTTTCAGCGTGCCCTCGCCGAAACCACCATCACCGGCATCCAGACCAGTATCCCGTTTCTCAGCAAGCTTGCCCGAAACCTATTGTAACTGAGCGGCACAATGGCAGTTTTTCTTGACCTGTCGTGCATTGCTTGATATATTTATATTTAATTTCGGTGCGGTTTGACTATTGAACGGATGCGAAGCGATAGCGCGGTTACACCTCAACTCCTCCAGGAAGCAATCCAGGCGGTTGACTTCCTGCTAAAGAGAAGTGTTACCCGCTATCCGGAATGCCTGTCAGTTGCTCATCCTTCCCGCTTAACCGCATGGCGCGCTGGAGAAGCAAGCCGTCTTAACGAACTGTATCCTGCGAGTTTCGATGTTAAACCGGAACTGCGTAATGCAAGGAGGTTTGAAGAGTTAAACCCGCTGCAGCGCGAACTCGAACTACACCGCTGCTATGCTGAAGCCCTGCTTGTTGCCGAACAGTTGCATCAACTTGAACTCGACGCCGAAAAGCGGGAGGAACTTGTGCAGCGTGCCCTGGGGATACTTCCGTCGTCTGAAGCCCGCCGCTTTGGCGAAATCCATTCCTGTCCGGCGGTTCAGCCCCGACAAATTGCCGATTCAACCTCCACCCTGCTCCAGGCGCTGGAACTGGTCACGCAGGAGATGGGGGCAGCAACCGCCCTCGCCTATGGTATGTTTATCGTTGCGGGCTTGAGGGCGCGCACCGAATTTGAGAAGTACGGGCAGAGGCTCGACACCCTTTTTAACCGCATCATCTCCGCACCTGAGGTTATGCAAGTTCTTGATATGGTGACGCTTAATGGCCGGCGGGCAGGATTTGAACCCCAGTTCCGGCTGCTTCTGGCGGTCCGGGAACAGCTCTGGAAACTCAAGCCCCATCGCCTTGCCCCCACCGGATTCCTCCTCACCAAAATCATCGACGCCTACCTCTCCAACCGGCCCAATGTTGGCAACCTCCTTGGCATCACCATCTTGGATAGCATAATCATTGGTAAGTTAGGATTTGAAGTCCGTTACATCTACGAAGACAAGAAGCTCTGCCTGGAAACGCTCATCGACACCCGAAGTGTCTACTGGGACCCGGCGCAACCCATCCCTCTTTCATTCACCCCGATTGTCAGCGGCAAACGGCTCCAGGTATCCGACCTCATCGCCCTAATCTACGCTAGCCTCGCAAACTCTTACTTCACCCAGACCTTCTGGGACAAAGCGATTGAAAACTA from the candidate division WOR-3 bacterium genome contains:
- a CDS encoding acetyl-CoA carboxylase biotin carboxylase subunit (an AccC homodimer forms the biotin carboxylase subunit of the acetyl CoA carboxylase, an enzyme that catalyzes the formation of malonyl-CoA, which in turn controls the rate of fatty acid metabolism) — translated: MIEKLLVATRGNPALRIVRTCREMGIKTVAVYSEVDRDSLPVLLADEAVCIGKPDPRDSYLNISRILSAAEITRCNAVHPGWDFLATNAEFADAAQSTGIIWIGPPPDLLRLLSSRLAVRNRIAAAGVPIVPGTEEPLKNPQEAIATCQLLGLPVVVRPVAEYLSRTRIISKEKDIETQIRMCQAEIRADSESDMSGGIVSPEVYIEKLIPDARLIEIQVAIDRQRRTLFFDDREIVEHHGKKFIACAPSPGIKPSQRRQLFTWAEKATRALNWTGISTVSFLLDKNGHAYFYRFTPHLTVFHPVTEIRYGIDLIQNQLLIALDKISEPEQPSTVPAVANADFIITAQFFAENPDAEFEPSPGTVTGLCLPGGPNIRIDTDLIPGSQVTPHYDYALGTISAWAPEKKNALNRFQRALAETTITGIQTSIPFLSKLARNLL
- a CDS encoding Xaa-Pro peptidase family protein → MVNRIRALQKALTEKRLDGYLVTSLTNIRYLCGFTGSNGMMLVTRSRATFYTDFRYQEQVKTEVKGCAKRVLERDLYAGFPVEELKGVRRLGVEKSHLTLARFELLRQQIKKTKLIPSEDLVLQLRRKKSPQEVALIEKAQRVTEQAFARVLKLIKPGVTEKDLSLEIEFQFRRFGEPAFGIIVASGENAAKPHARAGNRRLKKGDCITFDIGCRIDGYCSDMTRTVFLGKPSDEMRQVYEAVLNAQNEALAVIEPGVPCKLVDLAARDYLNRIGLGKFFGHSLGHGVGLEVHEEPRLAKTSNQTLEIGDVVTVEPGVYLPGKGGVRIEDMVYVTRKGFINLTRASKKLLIL
- a CDS encoding tetratricopeptide repeat protein, which gives rise to MRSDSAVTPQLLQEAIQAVDFLLKRSVTRYPECLSVAHPSRLTAWRAGEASRLNELYPASFDVKPELRNARRFEELNPLQRELELHRCYAEALLVAEQLHQLELDAEKREELVQRALGILPSSEARRFGEIHSCPAVQPRQIADSTSTLLQALELVTQEMGAATALAYGMFIVAGLRARTEFEKYGQRLDTLFNRIISAPEVMQVLDMVTLNGRRAGFEPQFRLLLAVREQLWKLKPHRLAPTGFLLTKIIDAYLSNRPNVGNLLGITILDSIIIGKLGFEVRYIYEDKKLCLETLIDTRSVYWDPAQPIPLSFTPIVSGKRLQVSDLIALIYASLANSYFTQTFWDKAIENYEKVIELIPDSTETYTDIAVCYLRKNLPDKAIVALQQALKLTPNSPTVHHILGNAYAMANQWRQAVASYKKAIQHSPKFPEAWYNMGLAYEKLEMFEQAVAAFQMATELKPDYTPAYLALGNLALERSQPKEAIKHYRELLKHDPNNVAAYYNIGRAYYELKELDNAIQFYQKAVKLNPKHAGAWYNLGIAYRDKGQKEKAVQALEQAIALNPNLLR
- the efp gene encoding elongation factor P is translated as MVTPNDFRTGLLIRYNNEIYEVLSYQRTRTAQRRARVLTKIRNIRTGATIEESFESEIKLETVDMERRRGQFLYADDSGYHFMDLETYEQFPIRKEALGDKVFYLTEGLEVEIGYIDGVPMLINPPLFIVLEVVDTEPNYRGDTATGGGKPARLSTGLVVDVPFFIKVGDRVKIDTRTNTYVERA